CCTGCCATGTCCTTTTGGCTCCCAAGGCTCTCTGTGAGAGAGGgaggtggggtgggatgggatgggatgggatggtcCTGTGGGAagatggcagctctgcccctcaGTGAGGCTGAGGCCgtggtgctgctgtgcccagcgGTTTCTGTGGCACATGGAGAGAAAATGTTTCAAATCCATTTAGTATTAGGCTAAGATGGTGTGTTGTGATTTAGGTGAAATTAGCTCTGAATAAAACTGTGCTGGAATGGAAAATACTTTTAAGTCCTTTAGTATGTTCCTGTGTTTATACAGCTGTATAAGGTGTCCAACCTGCTCTGAGTGATCCTGTGATCTGCAGCGCAGTTTGAAAGCTCTCAGCTTTAGGCCTTCTCTCCAATAATGAGTCCGATGGCTGAGTGCTGTGGAAAACATATTTGTGGTGCTACTAGAGGCAGCACCAACAACATTTATGGTGAGGAACTACACAGTTTCCCGCTCTCCTAGGTATGTTTTGTTCAGATGTTGTGCTTCTACAAGGCTTTCATATGGCTGTGTAGAAGAGCATCCATTGATATAATGCAGCTTCAGCAGGGTGTAGTAAAAAGTCTGTAAGTGACTTCAGTATGGCTGGGATGTCATCCTTACTGCAAGTGATCCTAAAGGCTACAGGTTGACAGAAGAATATACTTAAATCTGACCAGCTTTGATAAATTTATAGAGGCAAACTTCCACTGTAACTGGGAGCCATCTCATAGATTAGAAATATGATAGAGATATTGTATACAAGTGCTGGTTCTGAATGATACAGATACCATGCAAAAATTCTGGATCGGAATGGAACAAGTTCTCTTCCTGCTTTAAGATCTACAGCCTGGTTATATAAAATATCATAATTTGCAGATGAAAAAACAGCTCTTTTTGGCATTTGTTTTTTGGGCAAATCTTGCAAAAACTGGAGGTCTTTGCAAGTGAAGCTCTGTCATTCTGACAATAAAAATGTGACCTTACTAGGTGAAATCAGGCAATGTATCTGATTTTTCCAAAAGATTGGAATTGTTTAGTTTTCAATGTGTAAAGCTCTCCATCTTTTGGCAAAATTATCAGGCCTTCACAGCAGAAAGTAACAGCTAAAAATTGCCTGAAAATACAACAGTCTGTCAACATGGCTGAGCATTCCCTGTTCAGTTTCTTAGTACAGGAGTTATTGTTGGAGTTAACTCTAACATCCCTTTGGACTACTCAGCATGCAAGATCTAAAGAGCACTGGTTTTTCATCTCGCCCTACAGCAATGTGATATACATTTGCTAACACACCCAAGTAATCTTTCTGTGTCAGTGCTGGCAATTGTCAAACTTTAATTGGAAGCTTAAATTTTGAAGGAAAACAATTAAACTGTAATATTAAACTTCTGTTTTGTGTAACCAATACCTCAAACTCAGATTAACTCAGTGTCTGCTTCAGGATTTGTAGCAGGAGTGGCTGTAGCTATGTAAGTCATGGTGTCCATATGTTAGGCTGTTACATCTCTACTTAGGGGCTGGCAGCTTTTTGAATGGTTTCTTGCTCAAATTTTCTCTGTAAGTAACAAAATTTAGTTACTGCACCACGGCTGTTCACGGTAACTTTGCTGGTGAAGTGCTGGGGGCAGGTGCACTCAGGTGCAGAAGTGGCAGTCTTTCCAAAAACACCTACATGGAACGTGTTTCTTACTCACAGCATGATGCCTAACTGGCTAATAGATAGAAAATTACTGAATCCAGAGAGACTAAACTCAGTCTCCTGCTATCAGGGGTGATGGCATCCGACATCAGAGTGAAACTAAAGTACCAGCTCTGACATGGAAGGGCATAAGAGAATGTCATCTTTATGCCTAAAAAATATGCCAGCACTGAACAACCTGTTTAGAAAGGCTACAAAATCATATGCCCTCATGCTGAAATACAATGTTTAATTTGCCTTGTTCCAGAGAAGAGCCAGATCATCATGAAGTTTATGCTAACAATGTGTTCCTCTATATTTTTTAGTGTTCGAGGAATATTTTTCTTAGACCCAGACACACTGAAGCCAGAGTACAAATCAGCAGTTACACATGCCAACATATTAACGAGTCTGATTACTGGAATCAAGTGTATTCCTGCACCTCAGTTTCTGGCAGCTTCCGTAACTGAAAGAACACTgcagaaattttatttcatcaGCTATGTGAGTTGCATTTCCTGTCCTGATAAACACACACTACAAAGTCCAAAAGCACTTCAAGTTATCAAATTGCCCTTGATTACTTAAGTCTTAATAATGTATCAACCTTTCATCATCCTGAAAATTTTTAAGGTATTTCAGGGCTGatctttttctcaaaaaaacaaaaccccaacagaACCCAAAACTATTTTTTGCTGTTCTGTGGTAATTCCATTTAATTGTTGGATATCCATTGTATAATTCCTTACTTTCTATGCATTCCTTGGTACTCAACTACATATGGACTGAAACTTGAAATTAAAGCTTGTATATAAGAATTACATTATTACATCTATGTAAAttgatttcacagaagaaattAAGAGCCTCCAGGAGTTCTGTTAATCCTATTCACATTAAGTTTGCACTTACAGAAATAAGTTAAAACTCTGATAATATAGTTTCACTTCTGGGGAATATGTAACACAAAGCTAGGTCTTTGTTAGTTTATGAGCTGCCAAAATATCTGTGGTGCCATGTACAGTGCAAGTTCTATAGACAGGGTCCTTTGGAGATATGTGATAAACCACTGTTTGTTTGAAGGCTACAGCTAATGTAAGCATGAGCAAATTTATACTTACAGCAAGAAATCTGGCTTGGGACTGACACAGTGTGACATCAGTGAATGGTCTAGATTTGCAAACTCAGTGAATAATTGTAGCATGAGCTTCTTTACCATGAAGTGAACTGGTTCTTCCTGCAATCATTCACTACAAGGTTTATGCTCACATGGTACTTTGACCTATGACATCCTCACTAAAATAGCCAAATAAGGAAAGGTAGTTTTTTTGTGAGTCACCATTCTTTTAGTGCCTTTTGTAGCTATTAACActcagttgatttttttctgatcttCAGCCAGAAGAAAGTGTCCTGAGGACTGTTTTTCAATGCAGGTCCTGTttttctcctgctccaggcagagACTGCTTTCTTTTATGGGTTCAGTAATAGTTAGCTCTGGAAGCAGTCTTTGAATTTTCCCTGATGTGGGCTGATGAGGAAAGACCAGTCCAGAGAAGCTGCCTGCATCATTCCTTGGGGCCAGGCAGCCTTTGGACTCTAGAAACTCttgcaatattttctttttagcttTGTACAAAGACCTTTCACCTGACTAAGACAGCTGGCGACAAATCTAGCATCCCCAGGGCATTCCTGAGTTTTCTTAGCTGAGGATAAGATGGATATATCTTACTTTTATATTTACTGAGCTTTCAAAAACTCCAGAATAGCAAACAAAGGCCTTCTTTACTATTACTATTAATTACTattactaatactaatactaatactaatactaacactaatactaatactaatactaatactgtTAATACTATTACTATTATCCCGAGTCTTTTGGGATGTCACCTCTGTATTATTTCATCTGTGTATAAAGAACCAAACAGAAATATACCTCACTATGAATAAAAAAGTAATATGTAACATTAACCCCCAATATTTATGGCCTAATTATTCCTTACAAAGTATTCTGACTTCACATGACATGTAAGGATGTTTGAGATTTTAGCAGGTGTTAAATTCAAATTTACAGAATTGCAATTGGCTGATTTGAATGATTATTAATCCTGACTAGTTGGCTTCCTTAATTTTTCCAGTAGTTTCTGATATCCCACATGAAGATGAGAGGATCTGCTCCTCAGCAAGTGTGAAAATTACCCTTAAATTACATACTCAAATCCATACAGGTGATATTCCAATGCAGTACATGCTGTGGGTAGTTCTACACAGtccatatttttcccttttacatCCTCAAATTGTAACATATTCCAAAAGAGGCAACGAAAATTTGTAGATCAACAAGTGAGAAGACTATGATGAGCTTAAACTGGTCAAAGCTTTGGAAagttttaaaatggatttttttttcatttgagatctctttaaaaaaacccaaatctgcagtcaaaagggaagaaagaaggGAACGTTAAAAGCTGCAGCTCAGTGGTGGGTTTTTGTTATTATCTCTAGGGTAATTATGGCCTAAAGCACTGACAGACTGGGACAGCATTTTTTATCATATCCTCCCCCTGAATTCTGCTAATAAAAATCTCTACATTtagcagaaaggaaaaggattGCTCCTTTATATTAATTGAAGAGATGAGGGTGTAAGACAAAATTTATAATGAAAAGATACAGTAAATAATTGTAGACATGCTCCTAGTAACTAACAGCCAGTTGTGCGAGGCATCACTCATCATGACAAAGCCAAGATGAATTGCACACAAACCACATTTACAATTTTGTACTGTTTAATTATTTgagtaatttaaatttttagtCCCAGAAATCTGCTGATGCACCTGTCTTATCTGAAAGACATCTCAATATTCCATTGTTTAGACAGGTAGGAATAAGAGTAAAATATAGTTCTGAGCAAATACCTACTTCTCAGCTGTGAATAGATAGGGAAGAAAGTTAGGTGTTCTGAAAATACAATTGCATTTTTATCACAATTGTCTCCCCTTCCTTCTGCATTTAAAATATGTCATAGTCCtaggtggctttttttttaccCACAGGTATTCATGTCCTGTGTAGAAATCTGAAATAGCTGCTTTTGCTACCTTGATCTGAAGAACCTGAAATTGTGGATGGATAGAAGATAACTGCATTCAAGAAAGGTTTGGAAATcttttgtttaatattgttcttGTCCTCTCAACTGAAAAGAGAGATTTTGTTACTCAGTGCTGTTAAAAAAGTAGGGTCTGATCTAAACATGCTTCTGAAACTGAAAAGCTTAAAGTTCTTAGCATTGCGTATAGTCTGGTCCCTAAATTTTGGATGTGGATGGATTTCTTAATGAATTGTTATTGTTCTGGAATGCTGTGCAATTTTGTTGATCTTGTccagctgaaaaaaataatcaggatATGCCAGAAGGTATGAGACTGTCTGACTTTGAAGCTTCCAAATTACAAAGGGTACCAACACTAAGGTGAAAGCAATGCCTTCTACAAATGTGTGAAAATCAGTTCATAAGCCAAAGGCTCTATATAGCAAAATTTTATAATATGTGTATTTCCAGAAGCTTCTGTGTACATGGTAATGTATAATACATCCAGAACCAGGAGAAGTTGGTCAGCATTTTCATAAACAAATTTCTGCATCTTTTGTGTCTATACTAGTAAACACAGGTTGGTTGAAGAACATAATCCAGGCTGAAGTTGGAGGTGAAAGTCATATTTAAAACTGTTCCCAGTATAGCATGTTGAATGCTTATAAAATTTGTCACTTTAATCATAAATGAAATTTTAGGGCAGATTGTAACTTAAAAGTTTGTACACTGAAAGGTATATACAAGACAGTCACTTTTAACTCTAGAATACCTTACTCTAGGCTACAATACTCCCCAGCGTATGGACAGAAAAATCTGGTCTCAGATATTTGCCACATAGTCTACTGGAAATATAACATGTTCTTAATTTcaacttttaaattatttaaaatgagTAGCATGGCTTATAGCTGACTACAAAATTGTGTACAACTGAGACAACAAACATGTGAGAGTCTTTTACTGTCTTTAATGCATTTTGGTTATCCTCTCTAAGTAAactttctctcttctttctctttgaatAGACTGAGCTTTCAGTGATTCCTGCAATCATTCTCACAAAAAAATGGCAAGAGCTGGAGTTGCATATGCAGCATATACAGCTTGCTTTTCTTGTAATCTGGCTCTATGTCATGTGTCCATGTCCTTATGGTCATGACAGACATGCTGTTGAGGCAAGCTCTCTGAGTGCAGCTTTTCAATAGATATCCCTTTTGTGCTCTTAACTCATGTAGATTCAGTTCACAGTGAAATCCTACAGTAATTGTTGTATTTGGAAGCTGAGTTATTTTCTCTTAGTTTGAAAGTAGTCAGAAATTACAGGCAGTCACAAAACTTTACAGATATCAGTAGCAAATGTGGCAAAAATATCTCTCTGTAGCAGACAGACACAGTAACTAGCAATGTAACAGGGAAACTCAGATGTGAGTTTAGTTCACCATCTTGAGGGTGTTTTTGAGACTGAAGATTATTCTTTCCAGAGCTGATTTTTGTATCGAAACAGTGCTTAAAACTGTAGTTCATACCTATTGTCTGATCTCAAATTTCTGGCTTAAAATTTCTGATTTGAAATTTCAGACCACAAAGCTGCTTTAACAATAAGCCTGAAAAACGTAAATGGGGGAATTTCTGTCCACCAGAAAACTGTGCAGAAGGATTTCCTGGGTGCTCCAGCAAATTAAGAGCATTGTAGCAGCCTAGACTAAAGGAATCCCCCATGTATCAGTGGTGATGAGAATCAAAAGGAGTCCTCAAGGTGTCTGCTTCCTCATTGCTTTCTGTTCCGTGTGTATCCTGCTTAGGTTTCAGCCTGCGCAGTTAATAAGATACACGGGAATGCATAAAATAATATCCCATTGAGAAACTGCATAGTCCAAATATGGACTTATATAAAGTGAATGGAAGTGGACAGAAATGGCACTCCCCCATATGTTAAATAAGGTAATGAAATAATTACACAAATCAATGTGGAATGGTGGAACAGGTGTGCTTACAACCCTGAGTTCAAGCCAGACAGTGAGCGATGCTGACAGGGAGGGCGTAGGATTATGTGAGGCCCTACGGATGTTAACAATAGTTGTGATAAATATTGAAGTACAGAAAAGCTGAACTGAATATTGAATCTCTTTGCTACAGTTAATTACAGGCTCAGGTGGAAGTCAGCAACAAGTTTCGCTTCTAATAGCTTGCCTACTTCAAGCCAAATAAATAAAGAATGAGatgctggggggggggggggggaagaaaaaaaacctcgtGCTTTCCTGCTTGAAGTACAAGATTGTAAGaaatagtatttttttcttgactGAATGATAATATAATGTAAAATTGTTACCTACCTTAAGTTCTCTAAAGAAGATGCTACTCCTCGCCCACTCAACAATGGAGAAGAGGGTTTGGTCAGCCATTTTACACATAAGCCCGAATGTGTTGAGCTTCTCATGTTTGCTTCTGTTGGCTTGCTCTTGCTGCAGATATGCCATGATTTTAGCTTGGACTTGTGGCTCATCAGGCTCACATTTCAGGAGTTCCAATATCAGATGTGGGATACTGGCTGGTGAGCTTGTTTGATAACTATCCATGTATGAGTAGCCCATTATTGACTCTGGTGAGCTGGTGTAAGGGTCAGGGTACTCGGACTTGATAGCACGGCTTGGAAAGTGGCCATAGGTTTGGTAGCCTTGCAAACTGCCGTGAGGTGGCATTGTCATGCTGATGGGAGAGGTCACAAAGGGACTCCTGTCATAGTCTGTAGGAGGCAAGGCAGTATGGTTCAGAGGTAGGCCTTTAGAAGCTGAATGGATGTTCTGGATTGCAGAGGATATTGTCAGGTCAGTTGGCATTGCTTGGATCACCTGAGTCATGGCTTCCAGTTTCAGTCCATTGGCTCGGATAAGAgctttcttctgctgcttcaATGCCCTGTCTCTCTTGTACATTGGTCCAAACTTGTTTCGACCGCCACGCATTCGGTCAGCTCGCACAGCTGTCAGGGGAAAGGAGGAAGTAAATCATTACTAACACTTGGAATTGACATTTGTAATCAAACAGATATTAGGAAGGAGCAGAAATGTAAAAatttaactcttttttttttttttccaaattcagAGTTGCACTTTTGTTCCTAAGGAAAAGGATTTATTTTGACTTTAAAAATGTCAATTTTTTCTAGTGATTTAAATGTCACATGCATATATTACTAACAAAGAAGGACTTCTCTGTACATTGATTAGGACACAGGGACAAACACAATGGATGGCTACAGGAATTTCACACCTGCTATGGGATCATGTGGAAATCTCAATGTACATTTGGGTTTATATCAAGCTACTATGTCATTAAGAAACAAGGGCTGAAGTCCAGAATTTGTCTGAGACGTATCCAGCAGAGCACATTGTCTCATTATAATCATTCCATTACTGCCTTCCACCGCAGCAAAACATCTGAAATGTAAATTGTGAAATGTTCAGTAGTCACAAAGAGGAATACATTTCTCTTGGGAAAAGGGAGGCATTTCCTTTTGATGATTCTGTCCAGGTTGGTGTAAAACTTTGAGATTTCTAGTTAGCTGAGCTCTATGGAAATGTTTAGCTGCAGTTGGAATGTGCAGAGAGAAAGCTGTCAGCTTGCTGCCTTCTACTTGAAGATAGAAGTGAAACAGAAACTATTGACACTGTTCTGGCTTATAATATCTCTGGaattagaaataattaaaacaaatccTACTTAACAGCTGCCTTGGGAGTCATACTGGTGGTCTCTGTCACCGCAGTCTCTGTCACCATGGGATATATGTGATGGACTAGTGAGGAGCTTTCACCAAGCCCACCTTGCCCAACGGCAATTAGATTGAAAGAGGAACCTTTGACAGCCTGGTGACATGTTGAGACTGCTGAGATTGCTGGAGGTTAAGTTCTTGAGCTTTTTATCTTAGGGATTAGTAGGACATTAAAAATTTATTATGAATGCTAGATACGCATAATACTGTACCTTATCACGTAAGGACTTTAACACTTTATGATTTTTTTGGTCCATGGTAATTTATGAACTCGACTTTTAAGGCTTTATATATCACTATCAGGGAAATACACATATAAATGTCACAAGTATTCACAATTAAGAGAACACATGTTCTTCCAATTTTCTAAACAGCGGAAAAGAAGTTGTATGGATGTGTAGATAAGAAAGCTAAAGTACATTTTCTGCAGTACCTTTAAAACTACAGGTGTTTTGTTTGAATTTGTAGGAAAAATGAGCTGCCAATACTACTTCTGAATGCTGACTTTTAACAAAAtgcattaaattaattttatcactagtaaatgtaattaattttaaatctgTATACACAGTATCCCCACAGGTACTCTGCAATTAAAAGCTGTGAGCCAAATAGGATTAGGAAGTGCTTTTGTATACATCCCACTTAAATTTAAGGTGAACTTTGTGTAATGACAGAAGACAAAGTTTAGTCTTGTGTCATTGTCAGCAAGTGAGAGGAGTTGAAAGTAAGAGTAGACAAATGTATTTTATCCTTCTTCTTAATGCCAACAAtgacaaaaggattccacatgTCCTGTAATTGTACTGTTTGAATTTGGAAGCACATGCAATGATTCAGGATGTTTAGCGCAGTGTGTCAGTGCTAGCTCAGTCTTGTGGGCAAATACAACACTATTGAATCAATCAAACTGCAGGAGgctgatttttctgtttatcttCAGTTGTATCAACAGCCTCCCTTTGCCAGAGCCTGGTGACTGCCTCTTGTCCTTTCAGGTTCCCTTCATGGCTTACAGTTTTGCTCCTTggcctgatttttttctggctaAGCGTCTAGGGTGAATGTCACTTCATACAGTTGTAACAGTAAGGAATTTAAGAAATTGTCCTTGGTCAAAGAAAAATGCCATCTACTGTGCAAtctgaattttaatattttatatatcaaAGTTAGAATGAACCATGCATGATTCACAACTTCACGTTGATGATATTTTTGCATTTGGTTATCTGAAAGGGTATTGTACACTTTTCATTGTTCTCTGTAGATGACAAAGTGAAATGAAGTCAAAAAGTGTACTTCCAAATGCCTTATCCTCTTTCAATCACAACAGCCTCGCAGGTGCAGCATCACAAAAATATAGGACACAACTTCAGAGATTATTTGGCTCCTTAATCTCAAAGGCAGGTCAGTCTGAGAAAAACCCTTATTTTAtctgtttctttttgttctccCTTTGGTTTTTTTACATATGAAGAATATatgtaaaaaaaccaaaacaacccaaccctagataaaatgcaaataaaatcaGATCACTCTCTGTAGCaaatgaataattttatttctaatcTGGACAGTTGTTTTATATTTAATCTAaattaagtattttttaaaagctgcaaAATTATTCAATCTACATCCATGAATTCACGAACTTGAAAAGCCTGAAATACCAAACTATATACTTATATGACAAAATGGATTGTGGTTTTGACTGCTTCCTTAATGGTAGTAATCTACCATTTActtattagattttttttataaagCAACAATTTCACTGACCATACAAAGTAACCTTTTGTTAACATTTCAAAGCCATAACTATATaactttttaatataaaatacaatGCATTAACATCTTATCCTATAATTTTATAGTAGAGTTGAAGATATCAACAAGACTATAGCTCTTACCTTCCAATTTCATTCCAACACTTAGACATTTTTGAAATCGACAGTAAGGACATCGTTTTCGCTGTGTTTTGTCAATCTGGCAATTCTGATTTTCTATACATGTGTACCTTTTGTTATTCTGGACTGTTCGCTTAAAGAATCCCTGTATGATAGACACAAAAATTAGCCTGTTTTGCTTGAACGTGTGTTTCATTCAGCATTTCATGGAATTCATTGTACGATAATTTTCAGAAGCCATTCAAGCACTTACAAAGTTACatagtttattttaaattagcCAGCTGAGCCCAGGAGATAGCCACTAGATTGCAAAGGAGGTTTTCTTCTGTTAGTGCTATGTTTTAGAGACTTAATGTCAAAGCTTGGTGAGACTTTAAGGAGGCTGTAGCCTTCCATGCCTCTAACACCAGTGGCAGAAATAGTGACACTGACTGCTTCCTTTCGCATTCTTAAATCATTGCAGAATTattaaaatcttcattttcaaGTAGTTTTACATGAAATAAGTAGTTGCAAAGATAAGAGTAGTACAGAGTACCTCTGGCTATTTTACATCCCAGTGGGGCATGCTGGAGGGATAGTACGTGCTTGTCATTCACTTCTCATTGATTGTCTTTTAGTGAAAATATAGTGGGCTTAGTTAATTTTTCCATGCAACCGAGTGTTTTAAATTGCATTGTTCTGGCAAAGGAACTTCACTTACATTGCACTGCTTAAGTAACTGTAAATAccctttaaaaatttttacaTGAAAAATCTGACATAAATTCACAATTATTTAAACCTTATAGCACAATAGACCAACACAGGTATATTCATCTTTCTATATGTTAATTGGTTACTTGACTTTGTGTGTCAAAGTGACAGTTAGAGTTTGCATGAAAAAAGTGCATGGTCATTATAATCACAGAGATCGACATTGCAATTgtgaagaataaaaataaaaatcttaagAAAGCTCCATTAGATTTTGCAAAGCTGATCTGCATGAAGGATAATCTTCCTACTTTATCttccagaaaaagaaatataaatcaACTAAAACCAGTATTTAGCAGAGTTAGCAATGAAAGTTGTTCTAGAACTACATCACGACAGCAAAATACTAAAAAACAGTGACAAAAGTACAATGCAAAACAGTCCCAGTTATTTGCATTTGTGCAGAGGTCTCTCTCAAAGAGACTTCTACATCCTAAAGCTTTTTGGTGGTTAATTATTTAACGTGAATGTATTAAGAAAcatataaaaaaacccccaaaatattATACATCTGGTTTATTTATTatcctttttttctgcttgttctttGAAACAGTTTTGCTCTACTTGTGTTTTTATGGACTGATTAGTACAGAACCTTGCAGCTTTCACAGGTGAGAAGTCCATAATGGTACCCAGACACTTTGTCTCCACAGACTGGACACAGCTCTTCAAGGTCTTCATCATAAGAGTAATTCACCATTTTAAACTGAGACACTGGGGAAAGGAGAAATAGCATATTCAATTAGAATTTACATTACTAACTCAAATATTCTGCAACTTTCTTATCTAGAGACAAAGCTTACTTAAACAAGCACGCCActgaaaagagggagaaaaaagttttatttaaaaaaacaaattgcATAGAGACATTCAACTTCCCATCATCAGCAAATCTGCATGGTTCTTAACAAGTGTAGTAAAATGCATCAGCTTCTAAGTTTTATGTTCTAAGTATTTATACTTATAGAGTGCCTTTAGTGCCTAGTCCTTATTTTATGGAATCACAAACTGAAAGAATTCATTTAAATCCGAAAATGATCAGGTGCAAGCTTTAAAAAAGCAGAACGAAAAGATTGTCACTTGTATATTGAAAGTAATTATTTTCCGTTAAAGTTTTCTTTCAactagaaagaaaatttttagcTAGACTAAAGCTGTATCTCACGGCCCCAGCACTTTTGCCCCGTGTGAAATCCAGGTTACTCGCCAAACCAGGTTAAAACGACCTTCTCCGCGCCTCCCAAGCCCGTAGTCTCGGGATGACCGCCACCCCTGCGGGCCGGGGCAAGCGCTGCGTGCTGGCACCCCCGGCTGTGGCAGCCGGCAGCTCCGCGGTCCGGGGGAAACGCTCTTTAGCTGTTCCCGTGTCGGCAGAGAGACACGAGCCGGGGCCGCCGTGCTCGGGGGATGCGCTCAGGCTCTGCCCGGCCGGCGGACCCGGCGCCCCCGCTACCGGGGGCTGCCGTGAAACCTGCACGCCGGCGCCGCCTGAAGTTTCTGCCGCTCGGGGAGGAGCCGGCGGTCAGGAGGGAACGGGGGGCTAAAATATGCGGAATGAATGCCCGGAGCGTGCCCACTCGAGCCAGGCTAACCCTCACAAGGAGCCCAGTCAGCCGCTCCCGTTACTTCTAAGAACAAACCTTGCTGGTCAGTGCACGGCCggtttccttccccttccctgcctctaAACCTCCGACCTTTTCGACAAGCTCTGTGGCAGCGGAGGACTCCTGAACGCGGCGAGAGGCCCTGGGCATCGCCGCTGGACCGCTTAGGATGTCGCCTCTTTGTCTTTAACTCTGCGGCTGCCACAGTTCGGGAGCAGCGGGGCGGTCAGACTCGGCCCGAAGCCCCCGGCCCGGCTTGCCAAGGCAAGGAGCTGCACCCGGCGCTCGAGGGAGCTCATGGAGCTCACGGGAGCATTATCCCGCCGTCACACTGCCGGCAAAACGTTTCCTGAGCCACCTCGGAACGGCCGGGG
The genomic region above belongs to Zonotrichia albicollis isolate bZonAlb1 chromosome 8, bZonAlb1.hap1, whole genome shotgun sequence and contains:
- the NR5A2 gene encoding nuclear receptor subfamily 5 group A member 2 isoform X1, whose translation is MSSGSHAATIQESIKHGLTSAGAGVADGHGAPSPARSRLVMLPKVETEALGLARSNGEQGQMPENMQVSQFKMVNYSYDEDLEELCPVCGDKVSGYHYGLLTCESCKGFFKRTVQNNKRYTCIENQNCQIDKTQRKRCPYCRFQKCLSVGMKLEAVRADRMRGGRNKFGPMYKRDRALKQQKKALIRANGLKLEAMTQVIQAMPTDLTISSAIQNIHSASKGLPLNHTALPPTDYDRSPFVTSPISMTMPPHGSLQGYQTYGHFPSRAIKSEYPDPYTSSPESIMGYSYMDSYQTSSPASIPHLILELLKCEPDEPQVQAKIMAYLQQEQANRSKHEKLNTFGLMCKMADQTLFSIVEWARSSIFFRELKVDDQMKLLQNCWSELLILDHIYRQVVHGKEGSILLVTGQQVDYSVIASQAGATLNNLMSHAQELVAKLRSLQFDLREFVCLKFLVLFSLDVKNLENFQLVEGVQEQVNAALLDYTMCNYPQQTDKFGQLLLRLPEIRAISMQAEEYLYYKHLNGDVPCNNLLIEMLHAKRA
- the NR5A2 gene encoding nuclear receptor subfamily 5 group A member 2 isoform X3, which gives rise to MSSGSHAATIQESIKHGLTSAVSQFKMVNYSYDEDLEELCPVCGDKVSGYHYGLLTCESCKGFFKRTVQNNKRYTCIENQNCQIDKTQRKRCPYCRFQKCLSVGMKLEAVRADRMRGGRNKFGPMYKRDRALKQQKKALIRANGLKLEAMTQVIQAMPTDLTISSAIQNIHSASKGLPLNHTALPPTDYDRSPFVTSPISMTMPPHGSLQGYQTYGHFPSRAIKSEYPDPYTSSPESIMGYSYMDSYQTSSPASIPHLILELLKCEPDEPQVQAKIMAYLQQEQANRSKHEKLNTFGLMCKMADQTLFSIVEWARSSIFFRELKVDDQMKLLQNCWSELLILDHIYRQVVHGKEGSILLVTGQQVDYSVIASQAGATLNNLMSHAQELVAKLRSLQFDLREFVCLKFLVLFSLDVKNLENFQLVEGVQEQVNAALLDYTMCNYPQQTDKFGQLLLRLPEIRAISMQAEEYLYYKHLNGDVPCNNLLIEMLHAKRA
- the NR5A2 gene encoding nuclear receptor subfamily 5 group A member 2 isoform X2 codes for the protein MLPKVETEALGLARSNGEQGQMPENMQVSQFKMVNYSYDEDLEELCPVCGDKVSGYHYGLLTCESCKGFFKRTVQNNKRYTCIENQNCQIDKTQRKRCPYCRFQKCLSVGMKLEAVRADRMRGGRNKFGPMYKRDRALKQQKKALIRANGLKLEAMTQVIQAMPTDLTISSAIQNIHSASKGLPLNHTALPPTDYDRSPFVTSPISMTMPPHGSLQGYQTYGHFPSRAIKSEYPDPYTSSPESIMGYSYMDSYQTSSPASIPHLILELLKCEPDEPQVQAKIMAYLQQEQANRSKHEKLNTFGLMCKMADQTLFSIVEWARSSIFFRELKVDDQMKLLQNCWSELLILDHIYRQVVHGKEGSILLVTGQQVDYSVIASQAGATLNNLMSHAQELVAKLRSLQFDLREFVCLKFLVLFSLDVKNLENFQLVEGVQEQVNAALLDYTMCNYPQQTDKFGQLLLRLPEIRAISMQAEEYLYYKHLNGDVPCNNLLIEMLHAKRA
- the NR5A2 gene encoding nuclear receptor subfamily 5 group A member 2 isoform X4, whose amino-acid sequence is MSSGSHAATIQESIKHGLTSAGAGVADGHGAPSPARSRLVMLPKVETEALGLARSNGEQGQMPENMQVSQFKMVNYSYDEDLEELCPVCGDKVSGYHYGLLTCESCKGFFKRTVQNNKRYTCIENQNCQIDKTQRKRCPYCRFQKCLSVGMKLEAVRADRMRGGRNKFGPMYKRDRALKQQKKALIRANGLKLEAMTQVIQAMPTDLTISSAIQNIHSASKGLPLNHTALPPTDYDRSPFVTSPISMTMPPHGSLQGYQTYGHFPSRAIKSEYPDPYTSSPESIMGYSYMDSYQTSSPASIPHLILELLKCEPDEPQVQAKIMAYLQQEQANRSKHEKLNTFGLMCKMADQTLFSIVEWARSSIFFRELKVDDQMKLLQNCWSELLILDHIYRQVVHGKEGSILLVTGQQVDYSVIASQAGATLNNLMSHAQELVAKLRSLQFDLREFVCLKFLVLFSLGTVLHF